The following proteins come from a genomic window of Chryseobacterium glaciei:
- a CDS encoding redoxin domain-containing protein — MLQKNDIAPDFTLFATPDQKITLSEFKGQNVILAFYPADWSPVCSDQMALYNETLKYFKKYDAEIFGISVDSKWCHLAFSQSRNLHFPLLADFESKGETARKYGVYNEEEGECNRALFVINKEGIIEWSYLSPMAINPGADGILEALETLKTQ, encoded by the coding sequence ATGCTACAAAAAAATGATATTGCCCCGGACTTTACATTATTTGCAACGCCGGATCAAAAAATCACCCTGTCAGAGTTTAAAGGACAGAATGTGATCCTTGCATTTTATCCAGCCGACTGGAGCCCTGTCTGCAGTGACCAAATGGCTTTATACAACGAAACTTTAAAATATTTCAAAAAATATGACGCTGAGATCTTTGGAATTTCGGTGGACAGCAAATGGTGTCATTTAGCATTTTCGCAATCCAGAAATTTACATTTTCCATTGTTAGCTGATTTTGAATCTAAAGGCGAAACAGCCAGAAAATATGGAGTTTACAATGAAGAAGAAGGCGAATGCAACCGAGCCCTTTTTGTCATCAATAAAGAAGGCATTATCGAATGGAGTTACCTCTCACCAATGGCTATAAATCCTGGTGCAGATGGAATTCTAGAGGCATTAGAAACACTTAAAACACAATAA
- a CDS encoding cupin domain-containing protein — MKNESLSFRYELEKKEPRTNDGGTTRGASVTDFPASIGIAGVSMRLQPGSMRELHWHANAAEWAYVISGTVRTTIIHPDGHSYVDNFEPGDVWYFPKGYGHSIQATGTEECHFILIFDNGNFSEDHTFSVTDFVSCMPPEIVAQNLGLTLEEVAALPQKEAYFAAGIVPDELSFNATARPEESDIQLTSFHRYPLHAQQPRIVPGGGLQRLVTSKEFPISSTMSGSIIELQPGALREMHWHPNADEWQYYISGQAEMSVFLAESTVVTEEFNAGDVGYVPMGAGHYIKNTGDTVCKILIGFNSGTYQSIDLSEWLAGNPKDVVVTNFGLKEGEIEKFPTEKVFIQPKK, encoded by the coding sequence ATGAAAAACGAATCATTAAGTTTCAGATACGAACTAGAAAAAAAAGAACCTCGCACCAATGATGGCGGAACTACAAGAGGAGCTTCTGTGACAGATTTTCCTGCTTCTATAGGTATTGCCGGAGTTTCTATGAGATTACAACCGGGAAGCATGAGAGAATTACACTGGCACGCCAACGCTGCAGAATGGGCTTACGTGATTTCAGGAACTGTTCGTACAACGATCATTCATCCTGACGGACATAGCTATGTTGATAATTTTGAGCCGGGCGATGTTTGGTATTTCCCCAAAGGTTACGGGCACTCGATACAGGCAACGGGAACAGAAGAATGTCATTTTATTTTAATTTTTGACAATGGTAATTTTTCTGAAGATCATACATTCAGTGTTACAGATTTTGTTTCATGCATGCCACCTGAAATTGTTGCTCAAAACTTAGGATTAACCCTTGAAGAAGTTGCAGCATTACCTCAAAAAGAAGCTTATTTCGCGGCAGGAATTGTTCCGGATGAATTATCATTTAATGCAACTGCCCGTCCGGAAGAATCAGATATACAACTAACCAGTTTTCACCGTTATCCTTTGCACGCACAACAACCGAGAATCGTTCCAGGAGGAGGTTTACAAAGGTTGGTTACCAGCAAAGAATTTCCTATCAGCAGTACCATGTCGGGTTCAATAATAGAATTACAGCCGGGCGCTTTAAGAGAAATGCATTGGCATCCCAACGCTGATGAATGGCAATATTATATTTCAGGTCAAGCAGAAATGTCGGTTTTCTTAGCAGAAAGTACGGTTGTAACAGAGGAGTTTAATGCAGGAGATGTCGGTTATGTCCCAATGGGAGCCGGACATTATATTAAAAATACAGGAGATACAGTTTGCAAAATTTTAATCGGATTTAATAGCGGAACTTATCAGTCCATTGATCTAAGCGAATGGCTGGCAGGAAACCCAAAAGATGTAGTGGTAACTAATTTTGGTTTGAAAGAAGGCGAAATAGAAAAATTCCCGACAGAGAAGGTTTTTATTCAGCCTAAAAAATAA
- a CDS encoding hybrid sensor histidine kinase/response regulator, protein MENKRFSYFIILTFIAGTILLIAVQINSAKNTKALIQNNNTLLNELRSSNHLREIDRDILGVESRIRASIATNDTTHLEGINQKINQIENFLDSLSKDNTDAEEERLIHRLSVLAMEKKTTKEKLLHRYLSLGNMNDNTSIANPHARIISNEITTITAKIYESRRLHMVELSKRSEEMGRKARLYDISLLILLILSGAVVGYHILRQFKRQRLLIEDLDIAEKKASVAAQTKENFLANMSHEIRTPLSGILGFTNLLQKRPLDATSTEFVSSIQRSGENLMAIINDILDLSKIEAGMMRITPGTFSINGLVNSVETFFLERAKEKELTIFSKVDATIPDTLTGDATRLTQILVNLIGNAIKFTHHGKVDIEVYKKSQTETEIVLGFKISDTGIGIDKEKLSEVFERFNQGEESTTRNYGGTGLGLSIVKKLILLQNGDIDVESEQGKGTTFNFHIPYGISEEQLNTITAVNSDYFKDKSNAPLRVLVVDDNTINQSLMKHLLLQWNIDFDVVSNGLEAVQQLINQTYDLVLMDIQMPQMDGYAATQQIREVLKLDVPIIAMTAHALAGEREKCLSRGMNEYISKPIKEEELFKLISNFGLEEIPQAEMKIEQIIPNFQYIDLTYMQSISGGDTTFEKTVTQQFIENIPQHLQQLTTAYQNNEFTTVKLRAHDLKSSTAIMGILPLLEEKLNILEMATEQNATLQQALEEVKNIINLALEEAKIFAKSL, encoded by the coding sequence ATGGAAAACAAACGATTTAGCTATTTTATAATTCTTACATTTATTGCAGGAACTATATTATTGATAGCTGTTCAGATCAATTCAGCTAAAAATACGAAAGCACTCATCCAGAATAACAACACGCTTCTCAACGAGCTGCGTTCCAGCAATCATTTAAGAGAAATAGACCGTGATATTTTGGGTGTTGAAAGTAGAATACGCGCTTCTATCGCCACCAATGACACTACACATTTGGAAGGTATCAACCAGAAAATCAATCAAATTGAAAACTTTCTCGATTCTTTATCTAAAGACAATACGGATGCCGAAGAAGAACGGTTGATACACAGACTCAGCGTTCTTGCGATGGAGAAAAAAACAACTAAAGAAAAATTATTACATCGATATCTTTCTTTGGGAAATATGAATGATAATACTTCGATTGCCAATCCACATGCCCGAATAATTTCCAACGAAATTACCACGATCACAGCAAAAATCTACGAAAGTCGCCGACTACACATGGTCGAACTCAGTAAACGAAGCGAAGAAATGGGAAGAAAAGCAAGACTCTACGATATTTCTTTATTGATTTTATTGATATTGAGTGGCGCTGTTGTCGGTTATCACATACTTCGTCAGTTTAAAAGACAACGATTATTAATAGAAGATCTGGATATTGCAGAAAAAAAAGCATCCGTCGCCGCGCAGACTAAGGAAAATTTTCTCGCCAATATGAGCCACGAAATACGGACTCCGTTGAGTGGAATTTTAGGCTTTACCAATTTACTCCAAAAAAGACCTTTGGATGCGACTTCTACAGAATTTGTGTCATCAATTCAGCGATCGGGAGAAAATTTAATGGCGATCATTAATGATATTCTTGATTTATCTAAAATTGAAGCAGGAATGATGCGCATCACGCCCGGAACCTTCAGTATTAATGGATTGGTGAATTCCGTGGAAACATTTTTTCTTGAACGCGCAAAAGAAAAAGAACTGACGATTTTCAGCAAAGTAGATGCAACAATTCCGGATACGCTGACGGGCGATGCAACACGACTTACCCAAATTTTAGTCAATCTCATTGGGAATGCGATAAAATTTACCCATCACGGAAAAGTAGATATTGAAGTTTATAAAAAATCTCAGACTGAAACAGAAATTGTTCTTGGATTCAAGATTTCCGATACCGGAATAGGAATCGATAAAGAAAAATTGAGCGAAGTTTTTGAAAGATTTAATCAAGGTGAAGAATCTACCACAAGAAATTATGGCGGGACAGGTTTAGGTTTGTCTATTGTTAAAAAATTAATCCTTTTACAAAATGGTGACATCGATGTAGAGAGCGAACAGGGAAAAGGGACGACTTTCAATTTTCATATTCCTTACGGTATTTCGGAAGAACAGCTTAACACAATAACTGCTGTTAATTCTGATTATTTTAAAGATAAATCAAATGCGCCTTTGCGTGTTTTGGTGGTTGATGACAATACAATCAATCAAAGTCTGATGAAACATCTTTTATTACAATGGAATATTGATTTTGATGTTGTTTCTAATGGTTTGGAAGCCGTTCAACAGCTGATTAATCAAACCTATGATTTGGTTTTGATGGATATTCAAATGCCTCAGATGGATGGCTACGCTGCCACCCAACAGATCCGTGAAGTTCTGAAATTGGATGTTCCAATCATCGCAATGACCGCACACGCACTCGCAGGTGAAAGAGAAAAATGCCTGAGCCGCGGGATGAATGAATATATCTCTAAACCTATAAAAGAGGAAGAACTTTTTAAATTAATTTCAAATTTCGGATTGGAAGAAATTCCTCAAGCGGAAATGAAAATTGAACAAATAATTCCCAATTTTCAATACATAGATTTAACCTATATGCAGTCCATAAGCGGCGGCGATACAACTTTTGAAAAAACAGTTACTCAGCAATTTATCGAAAATATACCGCAACATTTGCAACAGCTTACGACAGCTTATCAGAACAATGAATTTACAACAGTAAAACTCAGAGCACACGATCTCAAATCCAGCACAGCTATTATGGGAATTCTCCCTTTACTAGAAGAGAAACTGAATATTCTCGAAATGGCTACAGAGCAAAATGCAACTTTGCAACAGGCTTTGGAAGAGGTGAAAAACATCATCAATTTAGCACTTGAAGAAGCAAAAATTTTTGCGAAATCATTATAA
- a CDS encoding winged helix-turn-helix transcriptional regulator, which yields MEITENKTLPTKTECDGSLKNVIDAMYVLSGRWKLPLILCLVQSPKRFNEIQKEMASISPKVLSNELKDLELNFFIERKVFPTTPVSIIYEATEYTHTLKNVLAELSIWGEKHRDKIKQTGF from the coding sequence ATGGAAATAACTGAAAATAAAACTCTTCCGACCAAAACAGAATGTGACGGTTCTCTTAAAAACGTCATCGATGCAATGTATGTTCTTAGTGGAAGATGGAAATTGCCTCTGATACTTTGTCTGGTACAATCACCAAAACGTTTTAATGAAATTCAAAAAGAAATGGCGAGTATATCTCCAAAAGTTTTATCTAATGAACTGAAAGATTTAGAACTTAATTTCTTTATAGAGCGCAAAGTATTTCCTACAACTCCAGTCAGTATTATTTACGAAGCTACAGAATATACGCATACATTAAAAAATGTTCTGGCAGAGCTAAGTATTTGGGGTGAGAAACATAGAGATAAAATTAAACAGACAGGATTCTGA
- a CDS encoding alpha/beta fold hydrolase, with amino-acid sequence MSTLKLKDGTEIFYKDQGKGQALMFHHGWPLSSDDWDAQVIFFLQKGYRVITHDRRGHGRSSQDIYDHTIEQYAADAAELVEFLDLKDVVHIGHSTGGGEVIRYVNKYANGRAKKAVLISAVPPIMVQSDSNPDGVPMSVFDGIRDQTLNNRQQFYIDLTFPFYGYNREGADVKEGVQRNWWRQGMMGGIVAHYDGIKAFSETDFREDLQAVDIPVLVLHGEDDQIVPYQNAALKSIKLLKNGTLITYPGFPHGMPTTHADVINKDLLEFIQS; translated from the coding sequence ATGAGCACACTAAAATTAAAAGACGGAACAGAAATTTTTTACAAAGATCAAGGAAAAGGACAAGCTTTAATGTTTCACCACGGATGGCCTTTATCATCAGATGATTGGGATGCACAGGTGATTTTCTTCTTACAGAAAGGGTACAGAGTGATCACTCATGACAGAAGAGGTCACGGACGTTCTAGCCAAGATATTTATGATCACACCATTGAACAATATGCTGCTGATGCTGCCGAATTGGTAGAATTTCTTGATCTGAAAGACGTTGTTCACATCGGACACTCTACAGGTGGTGGTGAAGTAATTCGATATGTTAACAAATATGCTAATGGAAGAGCTAAAAAAGCAGTTTTAATCAGCGCAGTTCCCCCAATTATGGTTCAAAGTGACAGCAATCCTGATGGTGTTCCGATGTCTGTTTTTGACGGAATCAGAGACCAAACTCTTAACAACAGACAACAGTTTTACATTGACCTTACTTTCCCTTTCTACGGATACAATAGAGAAGGTGCAGACGTGAAAGAAGGCGTACAGAGAAACTGGTGGAGACAAGGAATGATGGGTGGAATTGTTGCTCATTACGACGGAATTAAAGCGTTTTCTGAAACTGATTTCAGAGAAGATTTACAAGCGGTTGATATTCCTGTATTGGTTCTTCACGGAGAAGATGACCAGATCGTACCTTACCAAAATGCAGCCCTAAAATCAATAAAATTATTGAAAAACGGAACGCTAATTACTTATCCAGGTTTCCCTCACGGAATGCCGACCACCCATGCTGATGTCATTAATAAAGATCTTTTAGAATTTATACAGTCATAA
- a CDS encoding antibiotic biosynthesis monooxygenase: MENQGASVVITHHILDGKQKEYENWLKEIVPLTKHSEGFIDHQIVRPIPDLTFVYTVIIRFDTITNLKKWMESDSRKNLIEKATPLFRKNDNYQIKSGLDFLFNAENEGNKVPVRWKQFLATWSAIYPLSIVIPLILIPLLRFLKIPANHYFDALINSGIVVFMMVFVVMPNYTKLIKKWLYK, encoded by the coding sequence ATGGAAAATCAAGGTGCATCAGTTGTGATTACCCATCATATTTTGGATGGCAAACAGAAAGAATATGAAAACTGGTTAAAGGAAATTGTCCCGCTTACCAAACATTCAGAAGGTTTTATTGATCATCAGATTGTACGCCCAATTCCTGATTTAACCTTTGTTTACACGGTAATTATTCGATTTGACACTATTACAAATCTTAAAAAATGGATGGAATCTGACAGTCGAAAAAATTTGATTGAAAAAGCAACTCCTCTATTCAGAAAAAACGATAACTATCAAATAAAATCAGGCTTAGATTTTCTATTTAATGCTGAAAATGAAGGAAATAAAGTTCCTGTCCGATGGAAACAGTTTTTGGCAACCTGGTCTGCAATTTACCCGTTGTCTATTGTGATTCCATTAATCTTAATTCCATTGTTGAGATTTTTGAAAATTCCTGCAAATCATTATTTTGATGCATTGATTAATTCAGGAATTGTTGTTTTTATGATGGTATTTGTTGTAATGCCCAATTATACAAAACTGATTAAAAAATGGCTCTATAAATAA
- a CDS encoding LytR/AlgR family response regulator transcription factor produces the protein MKALIVDDNDIARTTLAHLAKQISDLTIVNEYSNAIEAYHYLQTNPVDLIFLDIEMPEMTGIELTKTLSGKDTIIIFTSSNKEYALEAFELNIADYILKPITPARFLQAMSKAQAIFESKKENVQVNKDEFLFVRDSNITRRLKLDDIFYAEAMGDYVKFYTKEKMFAIHGTMKSAEERLPKDHFIRVHRSYIIAVGKIDTLQDGGIMINGKFIPVADAYRKALNTRMNVF, from the coding sequence ATGAAAGCTTTGATCGTTGATGACAATGATATAGCAAGAACGACTTTGGCTCATCTCGCAAAACAGATTTCGGATCTTACCATCGTAAACGAATACTCTAATGCTATTGAAGCTTACCATTATTTACAGACCAATCCGGTAGATCTGATATTTTTGGATATCGAAATGCCTGAAATGACGGGAATTGAATTAACGAAAACTCTTTCAGGCAAGGATACCATCATCATTTTTACATCTTCAAATAAAGAATATGCCTTGGAGGCTTTTGAATTGAATATTGCCGATTATATCCTAAAACCCATCACTCCCGCAAGGTTTTTGCAGGCAATGAGCAAGGCGCAGGCTATTTTTGAGAGCAAAAAAGAGAATGTTCAGGTGAATAAAGACGAGTTTTTATTCGTCAGAGATTCAAATATTACAAGACGTTTGAAGCTGGATGACATTTTTTATGCCGAAGCAATGGGCGATTACGTAAAGTTTTACACCAAAGAAAAAATGTTTGCCATACACGGAACCATGAAATCTGCGGAAGAACGTTTACCGAAAGACCATTTTATAAGAGTTCATCGCTCCTATATTATTGCGGTCGGAAAAATTGATACTCTTCAGGATGGCGGAATTATGATCAACGGTAAATTCATTCCCGTAGCCGATGCTTACCGAAAAGCACTCAACACAAGAATGAATGTTTTTTAA
- a CDS encoding DsbA family protein — translation MSLKPAVSNTDHTQGNQDADLVIVEYGDYQCPYCGAAYPVLKELMSQFGNQIKFVFRNFPLSEMHQYARPAALAAEAANLQGKFWEMHDAIYENQRYLNENLLLELAQKLHLNIDQFKTDLEKPELAEKVDADFESGIISGVNGTPSFFVNGKKFDGGAEDLFQLLNENTAS, via the coding sequence ATGTCATTAAAACCAGCCGTCAGCAATACTGACCACACACAAGGCAACCAAGATGCCGATTTAGTTATCGTTGAATATGGAGATTATCAATGTCCATACTGTGGAGCAGCTTATCCTGTTTTAAAAGAGTTGATGAGTCAGTTCGGAAATCAGATCAAGTTTGTTTTTAGAAACTTTCCGTTATCCGAAATGCATCAATATGCAAGACCGGCAGCACTCGCAGCAGAAGCGGCCAATTTACAAGGGAAATTCTGGGAAATGCATGATGCGATCTATGAAAACCAGAGATATTTGAATGAAAATTTATTGTTAGAATTGGCACAAAAATTACATTTAAATATTGATCAGTTCAAAACAGATCTGGAAAAACCTGAATTAGCAGAAAAGGTTGATGCAGATTTCGAAAGCGGAATCATCAGCGGAGTGAATGGTACGCCTTCATTTTTTGTCAACGGAAAAAAATTCGATGGCGGTGCGGAAGATTTGTTTCAGCTTTTGAACGAAAATACGGCTTCTTAA
- a CDS encoding FMN-dependent NADH-azoreductase, which translates to MKRILHLKSSLLGKESYSIKLGNAIIEKIQEKYPENELEELNLVEMEMPHLTPKVLHTLFTPSEKLNEDEKESIRLSDDLVKQLMSSDIIVIGAPLINFTIHTSLKAWIDHITRPGITFGYGENGLPMGKVTGKKVYVAMSSGGVYSEGPGKANDFVAPYLKAFLGFLGMTDVTVIRAEGLKVPGLKDHAMEKAVDSINID; encoded by the coding sequence ATGAAACGTATCCTTCATTTGAAGTCGAGCCTGCTAGGCAAAGAATCATACAGCATTAAACTAGGTAATGCTATTATTGAAAAAATACAGGAAAAATATCCTGAAAATGAACTTGAAGAATTGAATCTGGTGGAAATGGAAATGCCACACCTGACTCCAAAAGTTCTGCATACACTTTTTACTCCTTCAGAGAAACTGAACGAAGATGAGAAAGAATCTATTCGCCTGTCTGATGACTTGGTTAAACAGTTAATGTCATCTGATATCATCGTGATTGGAGCTCCATTGATTAATTTCACCATTCATACCTCACTGAAAGCCTGGATTGATCATATTACTAGACCCGGAATCACTTTTGGTTATGGTGAAAATGGTCTTCCGATGGGGAAAGTGACAGGGAAAAAAGTGTATGTCGCAATGTCTTCAGGAGGTGTCTATTCTGAAGGTCCAGGTAAAGCTAATGACTTTGTTGCACCTTATTTGAAGGCTTTTCTTGGCTTTTTAGGAATGACAGACGTAACGGTTATTCGAGCTGAAGGGCTGAAAGTTCCTGGTTTGAAAGATCATGCAATGGAGAAAGCCGTTGACAGTATCAATATTGATTAA
- a CDS encoding YoaK family protein has translation MDKSVTSESISFSDNQIRIQERLAIFLALIAGYIDATGLIKWKTYVSFMSGNTTQLGAALSTDKYGVIITSVTVIGCFLLGIYAGTCLSLYKRIKNQILTFYTVCGILIFYTIIAYFYNINTISSISIIGFSMGIMNTIVTSVGNQKVNTDFVTGTLNSLARNTAMLSMTNDRAEKKQYKANAIHLLLLWIGFLSGAFAAPFLLSFLGNWSLSFPALLLLICGLWISIFNIKLKKN, from the coding sequence ATGGATAAGTCTGTAACTTCAGAAAGCATTTCTTTTTCAGATAATCAGATCAGGATACAGGAGAGATTAGCCATATTTCTTGCTTTGATTGCAGGATACATCGATGCAACAGGTCTTATCAAATGGAAAACATATGTGTCTTTTATGAGTGGAAACACCACACAGTTAGGCGCCGCACTTTCTACCGATAAATATGGAGTTATCATCACATCGGTTACAGTTATTGGCTGTTTTCTATTGGGAATTTATGCCGGAACCTGTTTATCACTATATAAAAGAATTAAGAACCAAATATTAACATTTTACACAGTTTGCGGAATTTTGATTTTCTATACAATAATTGCTTATTTTTATAATATTAATACCATATCCTCTATTTCAATTATCGGATTTTCAATGGGAATTATGAATACGATTGTAACTTCTGTCGGGAACCAAAAAGTAAATACAGATTTTGTGACCGGAACATTAAACAGCCTGGCAAGAAACACTGCAATGTTGAGTATGACCAATGACAGAGCGGAAAAAAAGCAATATAAAGCCAACGCAATTCATCTTTTACTGTTGTGGATCGGCTTTTTATCAGGTGCGTTTGCGGCTCCTTTCCTACTCTCTTTTTTAGGAAATTGGTCTTTGAGTTTTCCTGCACTATTATTACTGATTTGCGGATTATGGATTTCAATTTTTAATATTAAACTTAAAAAAAACTAA
- a CDS encoding Dps family protein — translation MKANIGITEKNTEAVAEQLAKLLADEFVLYTKTRNAHWNVTGDNFHAMHIFFENQYKQLDDLIDSVAERMRKIGHYAPATMKIYLELTHLTEYSDRTNDGLGFMKDLLSDHESIIEFLRGNITPFAEEYKDFGTSDFITGLMETHEEMAWMIRSYFR, via the coding sequence ATGAAAGCAAACATTGGTATCACAGAAAAAAACACAGAAGCAGTTGCAGAACAATTGGCAAAATTATTGGCTGACGAATTTGTATTGTACACCAAAACAAGAAATGCACACTGGAATGTAACGGGCGATAATTTTCACGCGATGCATATCTTCTTTGAAAATCAGTACAAACAATTGGACGATTTGATTGACAGCGTTGCAGAACGTATGCGTAAAATCGGACATTACGCTCCCGCAACAATGAAAATCTATTTGGAACTTACCCATCTTACAGAATACAGCGACAGAACAAATGACGGTTTAGGTTTCATGAAAGATCTATTGAGCGATCATGAAAGTATCATTGAATTTCTTAGAGGAAACATCACTCCTTTTGCTGAAGAATACAAAGATTTCGGAACCAGCGATTTTATTACAGGCCTGATGGAAACTCACGAAGAAATGGCTTGGATGATCCGCTCTTACTTCAGATAA